Below is a window of Candidatus Hydrogenedentota bacterium DNA.
CCGCCGCATTATTCGGCATACGCGCAGGTCAAACATAATCGGAGAGCCGCGACAAATCACCCATCCGACCAGGGGTCGATTAAAGCCAGACCGCAGCCCGTGAAGTCACCGGTGTTCCGCGTGGCAATGGCCCCCTTGTGGGCCCTCGCGATGGACGCGATCACGAGATCCACGGCATCGGCGTGATGGCCGGTTTTTTCGCGGGCGGAGGCAAGATCGCCGTAGACGCGCGCCGCCGCGGTATCGAAGGGAAGCGCCCGCCCCTCGAATGCCGCCGCCATGAATCCCTCAAAGCGCTCTGCGAGGCCGGTCCGCCGTTTTCCCTCGGGCAATCGGGCAATGCCCCGGCCGATTTCGGCAACGGATATGGCGCTGACGGCCAGTTCCTTTGCCCGTTGCCGCCGGGCCCATGCCACCACCCTGGGGTCGGGCGCTTTCTTCATGAATTCCGAAATAACGTTGGTGTCCAGGATAATCACCCACCAAACTCCGGGGTCGCCCGGCGGGTCTCGCGGCGCGGCAATTCCAAATCGACGCCATGTTTCGGGCCGAAAAAACTGCGGGCCGCATCGGCGAGGGCGAACGGCCTGTCCGGCGCTCGGGCCAATTCCTCCTGGAGGAGATTGCGGACATAGGCCTCCAGAGATACGCCCCGCTCCGCCGCCCGGACACGCAGGGTTTCTTTGGTGTTGTCGGGCAAATTACGGATCGTGATACTGGCCATATTGCGCGCTCCTTATGCAATCATTGTAATCAATGATTGCATTGCCGCCAACTGGTAGGGGAATGGGCGATAAGACTTCCTGTACGGGCCGGGCGCCATGCGAGCCACCCGCAATGATAGAAAGGGCGCTCCAACACGCTCACTTCCGTGTAATACTTTAGCCGTCTGAAGTAAGGCGTTCGCCGATACTAGACGCCTTACGTACACTGGATGTATTCGTCATTCCGGCGAAGGCGGGAATCCAGAGGGTTTGCGAGGTTAACGTTGCATGGTCTCTGGATCCCCACTTTCGGGGCTGTCGGTTTAACGTGTGCGGTGAGCGCATATCCTAAAATTTTGCGCTAACGCCCTATGGCGTCATTCCCGCGAAAGCGGGAATCCAGAGGAATTCGGAGGTTTGTGCGTTC
It encodes the following:
- a CDS encoding type II toxin-antitoxin system VapC family toxin, with the protein product MIILDTNVISEFMKKAPDPRVVAWARRQRAKELAVSAISVAEIGRGIARLPEGKRRTGLAERFEGFMAAAFEGRALPFDTAAARVYGDLASAREKTGHHADAVDLVIASIARAHKGAIATRNTGDFTGCGLALIDPWSDG
- a CDS encoding plasmid stabilization protein translates to MASITIRNLPDNTKETLRVRAAERGVSLEAYVRNLLQEELARAPDRPFALADAARSFFGPKHGVDLELPRRETRRATPEFGG